One window of Bacillus sp. THAF10 genomic DNA carries:
- a CDS encoding DEAD/DEAH box helicase — protein MSKSFVDTFQPFLQDLWSKSTFETPTPIQEQAIPEILDGKDLLAESPTGTGKTLAYLLPIIERIDLNKQHPQAVIVAPSKELAMQILSEIQKWTEGSAVIGASFIGGANVKRQIDKLKKRPHILVGTPGRLLELIQMKKIKMHEVATIVMDEADQLFVPEHKKTVDSIIKSTMQDRQVLLFSATLKKETEDVALSFLNNPLVLKISKSELPPVKVQHLYTVVKDQRDKPNVLGNLLREPGIKALAFVRDIGNLAVLTEKLIYKQLNVGFIHSESSKQEREAAMKNFRKDEYPVLLATDVAARGLDIKELSHVIHYDLPEELESYVHRSGRTGRQGAEGTVISIVNEREERKLKQFARELGVELEKREVFAGKLVKEEDRNTSPKVRQSKSTRMINGGKKKHPSPKNRKNSTARTGKKK, from the coding sequence ATGTCAAAATCATTTGTTGATACATTCCAACCATTTCTACAGGATCTATGGAGTAAAAGCACGTTTGAAACTCCAACTCCCATACAAGAACAAGCCATCCCTGAAATACTAGATGGCAAAGATTTATTAGCAGAATCCCCGACAGGAACAGGGAAAACCTTAGCATACCTTTTGCCAATAATTGAACGAATCGACCTAAACAAGCAGCATCCACAGGCTGTCATCGTTGCTCCCTCAAAAGAACTTGCTATGCAAATTCTGTCTGAAATTCAAAAGTGGACGGAAGGCAGCGCGGTAATTGGAGCATCCTTTATTGGAGGAGCGAATGTCAAAAGGCAAATTGACAAGCTGAAAAAACGTCCGCATATATTGGTTGGTACCCCTGGACGCTTGCTGGAATTAATACAGATGAAAAAAATAAAAATGCATGAAGTTGCAACCATCGTCATGGACGAGGCTGATCAACTGTTTGTGCCAGAGCATAAAAAAACAGTCGATAGCATCATCAAATCCACGATGCAGGATAGACAGGTACTCCTGTTCTCTGCAACCTTAAAAAAAGAAACAGAAGATGTAGCGTTAAGCTTCCTAAATAATCCGCTAGTATTGAAAATATCCAAATCAGAGCTTCCGCCAGTGAAGGTGCAACATCTTTACACAGTAGTAAAGGACCAACGCGATAAACCAAACGTATTAGGAAACCTGCTGCGCGAACCAGGCATCAAAGCGTTGGCTTTTGTAAGGGATATCGGCAATCTAGCAGTTTTAACCGAGAAGCTGATCTATAAACAATTGAATGTCGGATTTATCCATTCGGAATCCTCCAAGCAAGAGCGGGAGGCGGCAATGAAAAATTTCCGCAAGGATGAATACCCTGTTCTTTTAGCAACAGATGTCGCTGCAAGGGGGCTGGATATTAAAGAATTATCCCACGTGATTCACTACGACCTGCCAGAGGAGCTTGAAAGCTACGTACACCGTTCCGGGAGAACAGGCCGTCAGGGAGCGGAAGGAACCGTCATCTCTATTGTGAACGAGCGTGAGGAGCGTAAACTCAAGCAATTTGCCCGCGAGCTAGGGGTAGAATTAGAAAAGCGCGAGGTATTTGCTGGAAAGTTAGTGAAGGAAGAAGATAGAAATACTTCCCCAAAGGTCAGACAAAGTAAATCAACTAGGATGATAAACGGGGGCAAGAAAAAGCACCCTTCTCCTAAAAACCGAAAAAATAGTACTGCTAGAACTGGAAAAAAGAAATAA
- a CDS encoding cytochrome P450: MIETDTAKSFIENPFPYFKKMHAYQAVQWVQLFNVEGWLVTGYKEAEAVLKDTRFIKEIRNIVPQEDMPPISPSLMPIVNLNRNMMLFRDAPHHTRLRSLVTKAFTPRMTEKLRPAITDMCHYLLDQMKGKLEHELISDLAYTLPVMVIAELIGVPKDDRNQFKVWSEAFVKFIDINTTEEDLVEIAPPLEEADHYMRKLIKQKRNAPAEDLLSGLIDVSDSGDKLNEDELVATCLLLLIAGHETTVNLITNGYYLLLKHPEEMAKIKENPTLIRNAVEEMLRFDPPVLLTSRWVGEDMEFYGQHLKKAQPIFVALGAANRDPEIMENPDVFSVTRSPIKHLSFASGAHFCLGAPLARLEAEIVIEMLVRRVEHVELLKKPERRNSVVIRGFEALHFRGEIN; the protein is encoded by the coding sequence ATGATTGAAACAGATACTGCAAAATCGTTTATCGAGAACCCATTTCCTTATTTTAAAAAGATGCATGCTTACCAAGCAGTTCAATGGGTTCAACTTTTTAACGTGGAAGGCTGGTTGGTGACAGGATATAAAGAAGCAGAAGCGGTGTTGAAGGACACTAGATTTATAAAAGAAATTAGAAACATTGTCCCCCAAGAAGATATGCCACCCATTTCACCTTCGTTAATGCCCATTGTTAACCTGAACCGGAATATGATGCTTTTTCGAGATGCTCCCCATCACACGAGATTACGATCCCTTGTGACAAAAGCCTTTACTCCTAGAATGACGGAAAAGCTGCGGCCTGCGATTACAGACATGTGTCATTATTTATTGGATCAAATGAAAGGAAAGCTAGAACATGAGTTAATTTCTGACCTAGCATATACTTTGCCGGTCATGGTAATTGCAGAGCTAATAGGTGTGCCCAAAGATGACAGAAATCAATTTAAGGTTTGGTCAGAAGCCTTTGTGAAATTTATTGATATTAATACAACAGAGGAAGATTTGGTGGAGATCGCCCCTCCTTTAGAAGAAGCAGATCATTACATGAGGAAGTTGATAAAACAAAAGCGGAATGCTCCAGCAGAAGATTTGTTAAGCGGATTGATCGATGTTTCAGATTCTGGTGACAAACTTAATGAAGACGAGTTAGTAGCGACCTGTTTACTACTACTCATTGCTGGTCATGAAACAACGGTGAATCTAATTACCAATGGATATTATTTATTATTAAAGCACCCAGAAGAGATGGCAAAAATAAAGGAAAACCCTACACTTATTCGAAATGCCGTTGAGGAAATGCTGCGCTTTGATCCACCTGTTCTTTTGACTAGTAGATGGGTTGGGGAAGATATGGAGTTTTACGGACAGCATTTGAAAAAAGCACAGCCAATCTTTGTGGCCCTTGGTGCTGCAAATAGAGACCCAGAAATAATGGAGAATCCAGATGTTTTCTCTGTAACTCGTTCTCCTATCAAACATTTGTCGTTTGCTAGCGGCGCCCACTTTTGCTTAGGCGCACCTCTTGCTAGGCTTGAAGCAGAAATTGTAATAGAAATGCTTGTGCGAAGAGTAGAGCATGTGGAGTTGTTGAAAAAACCTGAAAGACGAAACAGTGTTGTAATACGTGGATTTGAAGCTCTACATTTTCGAGGAGAAATAAATTAA
- a CDS encoding zinc-ribbon domain-containing protein, with protein MFCHNCGMKVSSEANFCSHCGASLKEDASNNEDNRLEGRGASRKKKHTYLPLLPPVISLILVVGLIGGYYNHEQKVNAEVLTMKNEAEEHALEGDFDQAKVTLKDAMEIRPNYHVLRNNLEVVKITEEVYVELGEIKAQIKDKQFSEAEKNLTRLHEKINRLDGPIIKPLKDAVSETDVMIKVGKVNDELDQLKTVEELSRKLNVISSVPSDEGKTVKEQIINRIVQLTIDEAEEYLEDNQFTNAMTVADRALQYAINDKRILALKEKIDQSRHAFEQAEFERIEKAMEAAAKEEAALEIVELHTEEDEVGGLTIKGEVKNVVSANVSSITVYYNILSKDKNVLDKGFTTVYPFKLEPGSKGKFEDYYYGVFEDDVTVEIANITWVVED; from the coding sequence ATGTTTTGTCACAATTGTGGAATGAAGGTATCATCCGAGGCGAATTTTTGCTCCCACTGTGGTGCAAGCTTGAAGGAAGATGCTTCTAATAACGAAGATAATAGATTAGAAGGCAGAGGAGCTTCCCGCAAAAAGAAGCATACATATCTCCCATTGCTGCCTCCAGTTATAAGCCTAATATTAGTAGTAGGTCTAATAGGAGGCTATTATAATCATGAGCAAAAAGTAAATGCCGAAGTTCTAACGATGAAAAATGAAGCAGAAGAGCATGCCCTAGAAGGTGATTTTGATCAAGCAAAAGTTACACTTAAGGATGCCATGGAGATTAGGCCCAATTATCACGTTTTACGGAACAATCTGGAGGTAGTGAAGATTACCGAGGAAGTCTACGTGGAGCTTGGGGAAATTAAAGCGCAAATTAAAGACAAGCAATTCTCTGAAGCGGAAAAAAACTTAACTAGATTGCATGAGAAAATTAATAGGCTTGATGGCCCTATAATTAAACCATTAAAAGATGCAGTTTCCGAGACAGATGTCATGATAAAGGTTGGGAAAGTAAATGATGAGCTTGACCAATTGAAAACGGTAGAGGAGCTGTCTCGAAAACTAAATGTCATATCTTCTGTTCCGTCAGATGAGGGTAAAACGGTGAAAGAACAAATCATAAACCGAATTGTGCAGCTGACTATCGATGAGGCCGAAGAATATTTAGAGGATAACCAATTCACCAATGCCATGACGGTTGCAGATCGGGCCCTTCAATATGCGATAAACGATAAGCGCATTTTAGCATTGAAGGAAAAAATCGACCAATCACGTCATGCATTTGAACAAGCAGAATTTGAACGCATTGAAAAAGCAATGGAGGCAGCTGCTAAAGAGGAAGCCGCTCTTGAAATTGTTGAACTCCACACTGAGGAAGATGAAGTAGGTGGGTTGACGATTAAAGGAGAAGTGAAAAATGTCGTATCTGCCAATGTCTCTTCCATCACTGTTTATTACAATATTTTAAGCAAAGATAAAAACGTTCTCGACAAAGGCTTCACAACAGTGTATCCATTCAAATTGGAACCAGGAAGCAAGGGGAAGTTTGAAGATTATTACTATGGCGTTTTTGAAGATGATGTCACAGTAGAAATCGCGAACATCACTTGGGTTGTGGAAGATTAA
- a CDS encoding S1C family serine protease — MNIRWFVSILLTIVLLGTGTFGYFYIKKNLPAQLTASSNLYLESQVEEAKAVPQALKEIIFESQKLVVKIELPDGSFGSGFLYNQKGDVVTNAHVVANAKDVKVTTADSKELQGQVIGISNDTDIAVVRVPELEETEPFKLAKTRKAELGDDVIALGSPLGLQNTVTTGIISGTGRAFEIDAFKYEDLFQISAPIAPGNSGGPLIDAKTGEVVGINSATMDQGIIGFSIPLVNVLSLIENWSESPMETLPRIGANNTGSGGEEASTNADIAEYLVNYFYESINYRDYVTAYSLLGSSWQSKTAYEDFRSGYLDFLTIEVDDLLSREAGQNVEVITVITAQERSENGVSYEQFKVTFELGLENDQMKILSEKREPME, encoded by the coding sequence ATGAATATAAGATGGTTTGTGAGTATCCTTTTAACAATCGTTTTACTCGGAACAGGAACTTTCGGATATTTTTATATAAAAAAGAACCTGCCAGCTCAGCTTACGGCTTCTTCTAATCTTTATTTAGAGTCACAGGTGGAGGAGGCAAAAGCAGTCCCGCAGGCGTTAAAGGAAATTATTTTTGAATCGCAAAAGCTTGTCGTAAAAATAGAGCTACCTGATGGCTCGTTTGGCTCAGGGTTTCTCTATAATCAAAAAGGCGATGTGGTTACAAACGCCCATGTTGTTGCAAATGCAAAGGATGTAAAGGTCACAACCGCAGACTCCAAGGAATTACAGGGACAAGTAATCGGGATAAGCAATGACACAGACATCGCCGTGGTGCGTGTGCCGGAGCTTGAAGAAACGGAGCCGTTTAAGCTTGCCAAAACTAGAAAAGCAGAGCTTGGTGATGATGTGATTGCACTCGGAAGCCCACTTGGTCTCCAAAATACCGTTACAACTGGAATCATTAGCGGAACAGGCAGAGCGTTTGAAATTGACGCCTTTAAATATGAGGACCTATTCCAAATTTCTGCACCAATTGCACCAGGTAACAGTGGAGGACCTTTAATTGATGCGAAAACGGGGGAAGTGGTAGGAATCAATTCTGCTACCATGGACCAAGGAATTATTGGTTTTAGTATTCCGTTAGTAAATGTCCTTTCTCTCATTGAAAACTGGTCAGAGTCACCAATGGAAACACTGCCTCGTATTGGAGCTAATAATACTGGTAGTGGTGGCGAGGAAGCATCAACAAACGCAGACATCGCAGAATATCTTGTAAACTACTTTTATGAGAGCATTAACTATCGCGACTATGTAACTGCCTATTCCTTACTCGGTAGCAGCTGGCAATCCAAGACAGCCTATGAGGATTTCCGTTCAGGCTATCTCGATTTCCTAACGATTGAAGTGGATGATTTATTGTCTCGAGAAGCAGGCCAAAATGTCGAGGTCATTACGGTCATCACGGCTCAGGAGCGCTCTGAAAATGGCGTTTCCTACGAGCAATTTAAGGTCACGTTTGAACTAGGTTTGGAAAACGATCAAATGAAAATTCTCTCAGAAAAGCGAGAGCCGATGGAATAA
- a CDS encoding C40 family peptidase, whose translation MNSSLSKKIIDTGRSFIGTPYTFGAPSGRSDTFDCSSFVQYVYAQHGILLPRTSRQQYLTGKPIPLDSVRKGDLLFFTTSKRKNLKGNAKIGHVAIFIGNNTMLHTSRVEKKVSLAPLSNQWKKRISGVRRVIAL comes from the coding sequence ATGAATTCCTCCCTATCAAAAAAAATAATAGATACAGGAAGAAGCTTTATAGGAACACCATACACTTTTGGTGCTCCGAGTGGTCGATCAGATACGTTTGATTGCAGCTCCTTTGTACAATATGTATATGCCCAACATGGCATTCTTCTTCCTCGGACCTCCCGCCAGCAATATCTCACTGGAAAACCGATTCCGCTCGACTCTGTCCGCAAGGGGGACCTACTCTTTTTTACAACATCAAAAAGAAAGAATCTAAAAGGCAATGCCAAAATTGGTCATGTAGCTATTTTCATCGGAAACAACACGATGCTCCATACCTCACGTGTGGAAAAAAAGGTGTCTCTTGCTCCTCTAAGCAACCAATGGAAAAAACGAATAAGTGGTGTGCGTAGAGTGATAGCTTTATAG
- a CDS encoding arylamine N-acetyltransferase has translation MGAKEKFLHYLGVTEKSPSITYLNELIYAHQFKVRWETWTKFLDFEELEEKDFYLPSIDDYVERVVSTGTGGTCWTLARGFHFLLSELGFDVEYLYMKPGHLCLQVTLDQAYYVDVGYCAPLYKAYPLRESFTVVTEMEIFRYQVDGKEVLVEREPGPTKTLSLHPVSWEEMKKPLLESHNWTDGFAFQSLRMFGYIEGEPIQLRDSAIRRFKNQAIKEEALSPEELRFWIEEKFQSDYTLFERAAEIKKIRINKEEGGGLHRR, from the coding sequence ATGGGGGCAAAGGAGAAATTTTTACACTATCTTGGGGTTACTGAAAAATCACCAAGTATTACATATCTGAATGAATTAATTTATGCCCATCAGTTTAAAGTTAGGTGGGAAACATGGACAAAATTCTTGGACTTTGAAGAGCTTGAGGAAAAAGATTTCTATCTTCCAAGTATCGACGACTACGTAGAGCGGGTTGTCTCAACTGGTACCGGAGGCACGTGTTGGACGCTTGCCCGTGGCTTTCATTTTTTGTTGTCAGAACTTGGTTTTGATGTAGAGTATCTGTACATGAAGCCTGGACACTTATGCCTTCAAGTAACTCTAGATCAAGCATACTATGTGGATGTTGGCTATTGTGCTCCGCTATACAAAGCATATCCGCTTCGTGAATCATTCACTGTGGTAACGGAAATGGAAATTTTCCGCTATCAGGTAGACGGTAAGGAGGTCTTGGTAGAACGGGAGCCAGGACCAACTAAAACATTAAGCTTGCACCCTGTTAGTTGGGAGGAAATGAAAAAGCCCTTGCTAGAATCCCATAACTGGACAGACGGATTTGCGTTTCAATCCTTACGTATGTTTGGTTATATAGAAGGGGAGCCGATTCAGTTGAGAGATAGTGCCATTCGCCGTTTTAAGAATCAAGCTATCAAGGAAGAGGCGCTGTCACCTGAAGAACTGCGGTTTTGGATTGAGGAGAAATTCCAATCAGACTACACATTATTTGAACGTGCCGCTGAAATAAAAAAGATCAGGATTAATAAAGAAGAGGGTGGAGGTCTTCATAGAAGGTGA
- a CDS encoding TspO/MBR family protein, which yields MARLLLNILAFVLMIVVNYLANALPLNGLTTGDIANRITVLFQPAGYVFSIWSLIYLLLGIWIIRQIPKSRRNLPIYVNTSSLFVLSCLLNSAWVVLWHYGFWVTTVAVMVGLLCTLIALYLKMRASNPGKLDLATFSIYLGWISVATIANISYVLVELGWDGFGLSAVTWTVIMLVVATLLAVWFRMSNDDWLYPLVFVWAFIGIGVKNMAEYSEVSYVAYALAAVILVMTVLGGFIKKKG from the coding sequence GTGGCGAGACTTCTATTAAATATCTTGGCTTTTGTCTTGATGATTGTAGTGAACTACCTTGCGAACGCTTTACCTTTAAACGGCTTGACAACAGGGGACATCGCAAATCGAATTACCGTACTCTTTCAACCAGCTGGCTATGTTTTTTCTATTTGGAGCTTGATTTACCTTTTGCTTGGAATTTGGATTATCCGCCAAATACCGAAATCGCGTAGAAACCTCCCAATCTATGTGAATACAAGCAGCCTCTTTGTTTTAAGCTGTTTGTTAAACAGTGCCTGGGTCGTACTATGGCATTATGGATTTTGGGTGACCACCGTTGCAGTGATGGTTGGACTTTTGTGCACCCTCATTGCGCTTTATCTAAAAATGCGCGCTTCTAACCCTGGCAAGCTGGATCTTGCAACCTTTTCAATTTACCTCGGCTGGATTAGTGTCGCGACGATTGCAAACATTAGCTATGTATTAGTGGAGCTTGGCTGGGATGGCTTCGGATTGTCAGCTGTTACTTGGACGGTAATCATGCTGGTTGTGGCAACATTATTAGCTGTTTGGTTCCGAATGTCCAATGATGATTGGCTATATCCTCTCGTATTCGTCTGGGCTTTTATTGGAATTGGAGTAAAAAATATGGCGGAGTATAGCGAGGTTTCCTATGTGGCCTATGCTCTGGCGGCGGTGATTTTAGTGATGACAGTGCTTGGTGGGTTTATTAAAAAGAAAGGGTAA
- a CDS encoding polysaccharide biosynthesis protein translates to MNKFFKGTLLLATAAFLGESIEFIVNMVLAKNLGEEGMGLYMSVLPIVFLVVVISSLELPISISKFVAAKEEKYHQSMLQHAMRLTIIFTIMVLVIGACLLPLLPVFQHYHPLVKWLVLIMIPVISFSSIARGYFMGLQHMGKIAISNFLRKAVQLTLLVVMYHFFHFSLEVSLLIAIMTLIGTEAIVCLYLLYMYRLQFVQLKAKPGAKMDGRTVRKKLLEVSIPTTGMRLFHAVTNAIQPVLIKIALVKAGLSHTIALEEFGLLAGVALTIGFFPGFIAHSLMIVLIPTVSAAYENQEFSKLQRLLKQVMLLTFLYGIPVVMVFYHFAIPLTNVFFENSHAASYVQLLWPFFLFHLFVSPLQAYLIGLGLIKDAFLHSIWSTCISFLLMFLLGSLPSLQMNGVILGMNTGMVLLTLMHYFTVCNQIKVTLWLRDTHSHKAA, encoded by the coding sequence ATGAATAAATTTTTCAAAGGAACATTGCTACTAGCAACTGCAGCTTTCTTAGGGGAAAGCATTGAGTTTATTGTAAATATGGTGCTTGCCAAAAACCTGGGAGAGGAAGGAATGGGGCTTTATATGTCTGTATTGCCTATCGTTTTCCTCGTGGTTGTTATTTCAAGCTTGGAACTGCCGATTTCTATCTCCAAATTTGTCGCAGCCAAAGAAGAAAAATATCACCAAAGCATGCTGCAGCATGCAATGAGACTCACCATTATTTTTACGATAATGGTTTTGGTGATAGGAGCATGCCTGTTACCTCTTCTGCCAGTGTTTCAACACTACCATCCACTCGTAAAATGGCTGGTTTTGATTATGATTCCTGTCATTTCCTTTTCGTCTATTGCCAGAGGCTACTTTATGGGACTCCAGCACATGGGGAAAATCGCCATTTCTAACTTTTTAAGAAAAGCAGTACAGTTAACACTACTTGTTGTCATGTATCATTTTTTTCATTTTTCCTTAGAAGTCTCGCTGCTCATTGCCATTATGACTTTAATCGGAACGGAGGCTATCGTGTGTCTTTATCTCCTATATATGTACAGGCTTCAATTTGTTCAGCTCAAGGCAAAGCCAGGAGCGAAAATGGACGGCAGAACAGTTAGAAAAAAGCTGCTCGAGGTTTCCATTCCAACCACTGGCATGCGCTTGTTTCACGCGGTCACAAACGCCATTCAGCCAGTTTTAATAAAAATAGCCCTTGTGAAAGCTGGGCTGTCTCATACCATTGCTTTAGAGGAGTTTGGACTGCTAGCGGGAGTAGCACTAACGATTGGCTTTTTCCCAGGCTTTATCGCACATTCCCTCATGATTGTGTTAATTCCAACCGTGTCAGCAGCCTATGAAAACCAGGAATTTTCCAAGCTTCAGCGGCTGTTGAAGCAGGTTATGTTATTAACATTTTTATATGGTATTCCCGTGGTCATGGTGTTTTATCATTTTGCTATACCACTTACTAATGTCTTTTTTGAGAATTCACATGCAGCGTCCTATGTACAGCTGCTATGGCCATTTTTTCTATTTCACCTGTTTGTATCCCCATTGCAGGCTTATCTAATAGGACTTGGGCTGATTAAGGATGCCTTTCTTCATTCTATTTGGTCCACCTGCATTTCATTTTTGCTTATGTTTCTGCTTGGATCCTTACCAAGCTTGCAAATGAATGGAGTCATCTTAGGGATGAACACGGGAATGGTTTTGCTAACGCTGATGCACTATTTTACCGTCTGCAACCAAATCAAAGTCACCCTTTGGCTAAGGGATACCCATTCACATAAGGCAGCATAA
- a CDS encoding YitT family protein, whose translation MNKLIKTLLFLHIGPLFVAIHVHFFLSPNSLATGGVSGLSIILNDVFSGVSIGMFMLLVNIALFIIGFLVLGFGFGAKTIYASFMLSVMVWALEKFFPVNAPLSEDILIQLIIGQCIAALGMALVFNERASTGGTDILALILNKYFSIDMGRGVLFSDIFIALSSILVFGAEVGMYAVFGVILNGLVIDYVLQQVNQMREVVIISSKSEQIRTYIVGQLGRGATLHYARGAFTSDEKEVITTILNKKDFSRLKKFIGTTDEQAFITVHNMKEILGQNFKQLVSK comes from the coding sequence TTGAACAAGCTAATTAAAACTCTACTATTCTTGCATATTGGTCCTCTTTTTGTTGCAATACATGTTCACTTTTTCTTATCACCAAATAGTCTAGCTACTGGAGGAGTCAGTGGGCTGTCTATTATTCTGAATGACGTTTTCTCAGGTGTTTCCATAGGGATGTTCATGTTACTTGTTAACATTGCCCTGTTTATCATAGGATTTTTAGTGCTTGGATTTGGTTTTGGAGCAAAAACAATTTATGCGAGCTTTATGCTTTCGGTTATGGTTTGGGCGCTTGAAAAATTCTTTCCGGTAAATGCACCACTGAGCGAAGATATTCTCATTCAACTCATCATTGGACAATGCATTGCAGCACTAGGGATGGCGCTAGTTTTCAATGAGCGTGCGTCAACCGGAGGTACAGATATACTTGCATTAATTTTAAATAAATATTTTTCCATCGATATGGGAAGAGGGGTACTTTTCTCCGATATCTTTATCGCGTTATCTTCCATTCTGGTGTTTGGTGCAGAAGTGGGTATGTACGCGGTGTTTGGAGTGATCTTGAACGGTCTTGTTATTGATTATGTGCTCCAGCAGGTCAATCAAATGCGCGAAGTTGTCATTATAAGCAGCAAGAGTGAGCAAATTCGCACCTACATCGTTGGGCAACTCGGACGCGGGGCAACCCTTCATTATGCGCGCGGTGCCTTCACATCTGACGAAAAGGAAGTAATTACGACGATCTTGAACAAGAAGGACTTTTCTCGTTTGAAAAAATTTATCGGAACCACGGACGAGCAAGCGTTCATCACTGTTCACAATATGAAGGAAATACTAGGACAAAACTTCAAACAATTAGTATCAAAATAA
- a CDS encoding nitric oxide synthase oxygenase, which produces MLKDKITLLAKATEFIEQCYAELGIPDDVTGDRLKDIENQINLHGYYEHTYEELEHGAKMAWRNSNRCIGRLFWNALHVVDKRHLNAEVDMASSLFDHIETATNGGKIRPTITIFRQKKENEEIRIWNHQLLRYAGYETEYGIIGDPASISFTKTCQELGWEGARTHFDILPLVLSVDGKEPMLFPVPKDIVLEVPIHHPELEAFRDLGLKWYGIPLISDMRLEIGGIDYTAAPFNGWYMETEIGARNFADTDRYNMLPKVASLMGLDMSTNATMWKDKALIELNVAVMHSFKEAGVSIVDHHTAAMQFKHFEEKEAASCRHVTGEWAWLIPPVSPATTHIFHHSYEDKIVLPNYFYQEKRY; this is translated from the coding sequence TTGTTAAAAGATAAAATCACACTCCTAGCAAAAGCGACAGAATTTATTGAGCAATGCTATGCAGAGCTTGGGATACCAGATGACGTAACTGGGGATAGACTAAAAGACATTGAAAATCAAATAAATCTTCATGGTTATTATGAACATACATACGAGGAGCTCGAGCATGGAGCGAAAATGGCGTGGCGCAACAGCAATCGCTGTATAGGCCGGCTTTTTTGGAATGCGCTTCATGTGGTGGATAAGAGACATTTGAATGCTGAGGTAGACATGGCAAGCTCGCTGTTTGACCATATCGAAACTGCTACAAATGGTGGAAAGATACGACCAACTATTACGATTTTCCGTCAGAAAAAAGAGAATGAGGAAATCCGTATTTGGAATCATCAGCTGCTTCGCTATGCCGGATATGAAACGGAGTACGGAATCATAGGGGATCCCGCATCCATTTCCTTCACAAAAACGTGTCAGGAGCTCGGATGGGAAGGGGCGCGTACTCATTTTGATATTCTCCCGCTCGTCTTATCTGTTGATGGAAAGGAACCAATGCTTTTCCCTGTACCAAAGGACATTGTGTTGGAAGTCCCTATTCATCACCCAGAATTGGAAGCGTTCCGTGACCTCGGTTTGAAATGGTATGGTATTCCGCTCATTTCCGATATGCGCTTAGAGATTGGTGGAATTGATTATACGGCCGCCCCATTTAACGGCTGGTACATGGAAACAGAAATTGGGGCAAGAAATTTTGCCGATACGGACCGATACAATATGCTGCCAAAGGTTGCTTCATTAATGGGGCTGGATATGAGCACGAATGCAACGATGTGGAAGGATAAGGCGCTGATTGAGTTAAATGTGGCGGTGATGCATTCCTTTAAAGAAGCAGGTGTTAGCATCGTTGACCATCATACAGCTGCCATGCAATTTAAACACTTTGAGGAAAAGGAAGCAGCGAGTTGCCGGCATGTGACAGGAGAATGGGCATGGTTGATTCCACCGGTTTCTCCAGCAACGACGCACATATTTCACCACTCCTACGAGGATAAAATAGTGTTGCCGAATTATTTTTATCAAGAAAAACGATACTAA